Proteins encoded together in one Micromonospora auratinigra window:
- a CDS encoding HEAT repeat domain-containing protein: MRPDPDGIDWASLTHAYGSAEDVPGLLRDLRSADDEVRAAALYELYGTVYHQGTRYEASAYAVPFLLDLLADPATPARHELVQLLSCLAVGHPPSALPVGGFRVAETRNRVAQVTEQTWRRWSQALTDWHEAVSAGRREPFPLTVPERRLVETRHALATYDAVRAGVPLLVSCLADGDPEVVGEAIHALAWFPEELTAIRPHLLDIAADDERPVRTVETALVALGLLGGAVTPPVAELLDRNLAGSDPHLSWAAAMAWAQLAGDETPAPVIAEQPTSNWHNHFNVVLGRAFPRMEADHGRAFAELTAAQQAVVGWLVDHPQVFGSSGPQGPLRQHGLPTTHDGLRAYAGR; this comes from the coding sequence GTGCGACCTGATCCGGACGGCATCGACTGGGCGTCGTTGACGCATGCGTACGGCAGCGCCGAGGACGTCCCCGGCCTCCTCCGCGACCTGCGGTCCGCCGACGACGAGGTCCGTGCGGCGGCGCTGTACGAGCTGTACGGCACCGTCTACCACCAGGGCACCCGCTACGAGGCCAGCGCGTACGCGGTCCCGTTCCTGCTCGACCTGCTGGCGGATCCCGCCACGCCGGCCCGGCACGAGCTCGTCCAGTTGCTGTCCTGCCTGGCCGTGGGCCATCCGCCGTCCGCGCTGCCCGTCGGCGGCTTCCGAGTCGCCGAGACCCGCAACCGGGTGGCCCAGGTTACCGAGCAGACCTGGCGCCGCTGGTCGCAGGCCTTGACGGACTGGCACGAGGCCGTCAGCGCGGGACGACGCGAGCCGTTTCCGCTCACCGTGCCGGAGCGGCGCCTGGTCGAGACCCGGCACGCGCTCGCCACGTACGACGCCGTCCGGGCCGGCGTCCCGCTGCTGGTGAGCTGCCTGGCCGACGGGGACCCCGAGGTGGTCGGGGAGGCGATCCATGCCCTCGCCTGGTTCCCGGAGGAGCTGACGGCGATCCGCCCCCACCTGCTCGACATCGCCGCCGACGACGAGCGCCCGGTGCGGACAGTGGAAACGGCGCTGGTCGCGTTGGGACTGCTGGGCGGCGCGGTGACGCCACCCGTCGCGGAGCTGCTCGACAGGAATCTCGCCGGCTCCGACCCCCACCTGAGCTGGGCGGCGGCAATGGCGTGGGCACAGCTGGCCGGGGACGAGACGCCGGCCCCGGTGATCGCCGAGCAGCCCACGTCGAACTGGCACAACCACTTCAACGTGGTGCTGGGCCGGGCGTTTCCGCGGATGGAAGCCGACCATGGCCGCGCCTTCGCGGAACTGACCGCGGCGCAGCAGGCGGTGGTCGGCTGGCTCGTCGACCACCCACAGGTGTTCGGCTCCTCGGGGCCGCAGGGGCCGCTGCGCCAGCACGGCCT